The sequence GCATCAATATCGTAACTCGTTGATGTACCGCTGCCATTAAGAGCCAAAGAGGCCTTCAGGCTACTATCATTTTTAAGGCTAATTGAGACATCGTTTAAAGACAGAGAAACCATAGTGCTACCAACCATACCACCGCTACAGGTAAGAGTAGCCGTCGTTGTCATTGACCGGCCATCAACCTCATGAGACAAAAGCGTCCCATAATCATGAGTTATGTCTCCAGATGATATAGTACAAATAGCACCAGTAACAATGGGCGAAAAACCTCCTGACTGACAATACTCAGACATATTATCTATAATAATAGTTCCGACAAAGATGTAAACAGAACTAGCACGTGGAAACGTAGAGGTATATGCTACCAACCACGGCAATAACGATTCAATGGCCCCGATACAATTCCCACCCAAAACCCCTGGAACCTTATCTGAATATTCACTGGTATTTTCCTTCTGATAGTCAAATATTGGCCCTTTAGTAACAACCATGTAGTTGTCGGTATATTCAACATTAAAAATATCACTTATGGAAGCAGTGTTGGCTGCGTAAGAATTATTTATATAAAAATAAATATATTACAGATTCCAAGCACGTGTAACAAAATTAATTCTCCCATAAAAACCCGCCAGTTTAACAATGGTAGATCCGCCGATATTTGTATACTATTTAGTAGTATGTCATAGTCAAAACAGAACTGCCGCTGAATGCACCGCTCGAAACGTTACCGTTCGTATGCAAGGTACTGGTCAGGCTAATATTAGTTGAGCCATTAATATCTATTGTCGCAGTGGTTGACTTGCCATTACCGTCAAGATTTAATTGGGCGTAAAGGCTATTATCGTTTTTAAGATTAACGTTTTCATCCCCCAACGAAAGCGCAACGGAGACTTCGCCTTGAGAACTACCACCTGTACATGAGATGGTTGCATTTGTCGATATAGACTTTCCGTCTACTTCATCAGACAGAATTGTTCCATAATCAAGAGTAATATCTCCGGATGAGATATCACAGGTGGCGTCTTTTATGGAAGAAGTAAAATCAGAACTTCCATAGCACCTCATCGATCCTTTGAAGTGATCTAAGATCGTTCCGCCAGAAACGCAGACAGAATTAACTTTACCTATGAACGAAGTTGTAACAGGAAATAGAGAACCTACAGCGGTGAGACAGTTACCATTTGAATTACCATTTGTTGTCCCAATCTGTTTTTTATTTGCTGATCCAGAACTGCTGGCTATATAACTGGATTCATTTGAAATACTCAACGTCGCCTTATTGAGAGAACCACAATAGTTCCAATTATTTCCGCTAGAGGCGTCAGAATCATAATCTTCACCTTTTGAAATTGTCACAACGCCACCGCTGCCATATTCAATTCTGTATAAATCTACAGCCTGCGCCTGCGTTGCTTTGAATAAAAAAATAAATCCAATCATTAAGATATTATTGATATTCGGCATGTAATGTCGCAGTTGCATTAAACTCTCCTTCAGATAGGGTGGAACCATCACGCTTTACTAATAATGCAGACAGTGTAGGAATGCTGTTGATATTGATGTTGATATCTTTACCCAGCTCCAGCGGCGTTCCATTTTGATATATCTTCACCCCAAGATCGCTTTGCTCAGCGGTACGAATCGTCGCATTATCTTTATCAAAGTCGACTGCGTTCCCGGTGAGTTTTAATGTGAGTTGTAATGAATCCGTGGTGTCATCGCAGGTAATAGTATAAGGGATAGATTGCCGGTAATTTCCTCCATCAATCTTATTTACACCGATGCCGCCACCAAAGTTGACCACAATAGTTTCGTTGTCGCTGATGCTGCAACTGGGTTTACTGACAATAACACCGCTAATATTAACGTTAACCGTTTCCGTTTTCTGTGTCGCACCATACGCACCAGTCAAGGAGAACAGTCCTAACCAGAAAGCCGAGGAACGGCTTAATAACTTACGTTCACTTAACATAGATTTATTCCATCAACTGCCGAGAAGAATATTACCGTTCACCACCGCTCTCAGCGATGTTATTAACCCTACAGCCAAACTGATTATTGCACTTAAATGAAACGTCTACCCTCGCGCCATAATCATTAATGGTTGACAACACCAGTGTATTCACGAGCACACCTTCATTCCAGTTAACCGTCACGGTTTCATATGGGGAAATAAGGAAAGGCTCGAACTTATCAACGTTACTGCCAGACAATATTTTCCTGGCCGATACCACCGTAATAAAATAAGGTGTTGGGTTGGTAACCTGGTATCTTTTTCCCTCTTTCCTTATACTTAATTTCTCCATCCCAGGCACCGTGCGGGCATTGCGCTCAACCTTTAACTGTTTAGGTCGATAAAAGACCTTTAAACGCGTCTGTAACGCCAACTGCAAACTATTTTTCTTCTCACTCTTCGGCGGGACCTCGCGCAGGTTAAAATAAAATACGCTTTCTCGGTCCGACGGCAGTTGAGCATGACTATTAATGTCTTGCACCCGCACCGAGGTCTTGCTACCCGCCTCAATACGCTGAATCGGGGGCAACGCAACCAACGGCTGAGATATTTTCTGGCCGGACGCATCCTCCAGCCACGCCTGAGCCAGGTAAGGTACGTGATTATTCTGGTTATGAACCGTGATGCTTACCGCCTTTTCCCCCTC comes from Serratia entomophila and encodes:
- a CDS encoding MrpH family fimbial adhesin; translation: MVVTKGPIFDYQKENTSEYSDKVPGVLGGNCIGAIESLLPWLVAYTSTFPRASSVYIFVGTIIIDNMSEYCQSGGFSPIVTGAICTISSGDITHDYGTLLSHEVDGRSMTTTATLTCSGGMVGSTMVSLSLNDVSISLKNDSSLKASLALNGSGTSTSYDIDANSSATLSVVSTLNSNGNISSGMFSGNSVLTMTYD
- a CDS encoding MrpH family fimbial adhesin, with the translated sequence MQLRHYMPNINNILMIGFIFLFKATQAQAVDLYRIEYGSGGVVTISKGEDYDSDASSGNNWNYCGSLNKATLSISNESSYIASSSGSANKKQIGTTNGNSNGNCLTAVGSLFPVTTSFIGKVNSVCVSGGTILDHFKGSMRCYGSSDFTSSIKDATCDISSGDITLDYGTILSDEVDGKSISTNATISCTGGSSQGEVSVALSLGDENVNLKNDNSLYAQLNLDGNGKSTTATIDINGSTNISLTSTLHTNGNVSSGAFSGSSVLTMTYY
- a CDS encoding fimbrial protein, whose product is MLSERKLLSRSSAFWLGLFSLTGAYGATQKTETVNVNISGVIVSKPSCSISDNETIVVNFGGGIGVNKIDGGNYRQSIPYTITCDDTTDSLQLTLKLTGNAVDFDKDNATIRTAEQSDLGVKIYQNGTPLELGKDINININSIPTLSALLVKRDGSTLSEGEFNATATLHAEYQ
- a CDS encoding fimbrial biogenesis chaperone; this encodes MNQTANKKMMIRQAAIMMLSVIVSSYTSVSLAALSVDHSRLILNEGEKAVSITVHNQNNHVPYLAQAWLEDASGQKISQPLVALPPIQRIEAGSKTSVRVQDINSHAQLPSDRESVFYFNLREVPPKSEKKNSLQLALQTRLKVFYRPKQLKVERNARTVPGMEKLSIRKEGKRYQVTNPTPYFITVVSARKILSGSNVDKFEPFLISPYETVTVNWNEGVLVNTLVLSTINDYGARVDVSFKCNNQFGCRVNNIAESGGER